GATCAGCGATTTTAAGCGGATACGAAATATTGGAATCAGTGCGCACATCGATTCCGGAAAAACCACACTTACGGAGCGAATCCTCTTTTATACCAAGCGGATACGTGTCATCCACGACGTCAAGGGCAAGGACGGCGTCGGGGCGAAGATGGACTCCATGGACCTCGAGCGGGAGCGCGGCATCACGATCCAGTCCGCCGCCACCTATTGCGAGTGGAACAACCACTTCATCAATATCATCGACACGCCGGGCCACGTGGACTTTACGATCGAGGTCGAGCGGTCGCTCCGTGTTCTCGACGGCGCGATCCTCGTGCTTTGCGCTGTGGCGGGAGTTCAGTCCCAGTCCATGACCGTCGACCGGCAGATGCGCCGCTACAACGTTCCACGCCTGGCCTTCATCAACAAATCCGACCGGACCGGCGCGAACCCGTTCAAGGTGGTCGCGCAGCTTCGTGAGAAGCTTAAACATAACGCCATCATGATGCAGATTCCGATCGGTCTCGAAGGCGATCATGAAGGCGTCGTGGATCTCATCGAGATGAAGGCCCATTACTTCGACGGCCCGAGCGGGGAAGAACGGCGCGTCGAGGAAATTCCCGAATCCCTTCGCACTCAGGCCGAAGAGAAGCGCGCCGAGATGCTCGATGCCATCTCGATGTATTCCGATGAGCTCATGGAAGCGGTTCTCGAGGACAAGGCGACGCCCGAAATGATCCACGAGGCGATCCGCAGAGGAACGCTTTCGCTGGAGCTGACACCGGTTTTTCTGGGCTCGGCATACAAAAACAAGGCCGTACAGCCTCTGCTCGACGCGGTAACACGCTATCTGCCGAACCCGACGGAGATCAAGAACGAAGCCCTCGATGTTTCCAAAGGCGAGCAGAAAGTCGCTCTCAGCCCCAAAGCCGACGCGCCGTTTGTCGCTCTCGCTTTCAAGCTGGATGAGGGCCGCTTCGGTCAGTTGACATATATCCGCATCTATCAGGGGCAGCTGAAGAGAGGCGATATGATCGTCAACAGCCGCACCGGCCGCGACGTGCGGGTCGGCCGTCTCGTGCGGATGCATTCGGACGAAATGGAAGACATTCAAGACGCCGCCGCAGGCGACATTGTCGGCCTGTTCGGTATCGACTGCGCTTCGGGCGACACGTTTACCGCCGAGACCATCCACTATTCGATGACCTCGATGCACGTGCCCGATCCGGTCATCCACCTGAGCATCAAGGCGAAGGACAAAAAAGCCGCGACGAATCTCGGAAAGGCGCTGCAGCGATTCACCAAGGAAGATCCCACGTTCCGCGCCCGCGTGGACGAAGAGTCCGGCGAGACGATCATCTCCGGCATGGGAGAGCTTCACCTGGACGTTTACGTCGAGCGCATGAAGCGCGAATACAATGCCGAAGTCGAAACCGGCGCGCCCCAGGTCGCCTACCGCGAAGCGATTTCCCGCAAAGCCGAGTTCAACCACACTCACAGGAAACAAACCGGCGGTTCGGGACAGTATGGACGTGTCGCAGGCTATGTCGAGCCGATGGAAACCGGCGATTTCGAATTCGTCGACGAGATCTACGGAGGCTCGATTCCCAAAGAGTTCAT
The Terriglobia bacterium DNA segment above includes these coding regions:
- the fusA gene encoding elongation factor G, with amino-acid sequence MISDFKRIRNIGISAHIDSGKTTLTERILFYTKRIRVIHDVKGKDGVGAKMDSMDLERERGITIQSAATYCEWNNHFINIIDTPGHVDFTIEVERSLRVLDGAILVLCAVAGVQSQSMTVDRQMRRYNVPRLAFINKSDRTGANPFKVVAQLREKLKHNAIMMQIPIGLEGDHEGVVDLIEMKAHYFDGPSGEERRVEEIPESLRTQAEEKRAEMLDAISMYSDELMEAVLEDKATPEMIHEAIRRGTLSLELTPVFLGSAYKNKAVQPLLDAVTRYLPNPTEIKNEALDVSKGEQKVALSPKADAPFVALAFKLDEGRFGQLTYIRIYQGQLKRGDMIVNSRTGRDVRVGRLVRMHSDEMEDIQDAAAGDIVGLFGIDCASGDTFTAETIHYSMTSMHVPDPVIHLSIKAKDKKAATNLGKALQRFTKEDPTFRARVDEESGETIISGMGELHLDVYVERMKREYNAEVETGAPQVAYREAISRKAEFNHTHRKQTGGSGQYGRVAGYVEPMETGDFEFVDEIYGGSIPKEFISSVEKGFKSMISKGRLIGFPVTGFRVVINDGAAHSVDSSDNAFQAAARGAFRSVYSSAKPQILEPIMKVSVEGPLEFQGAFVRTIMQRRGLIIGTTEEEGFVRVDTEVPLAEMFGYSTDLRSSSQGKAEYTMEFSRYAPVPSEVHLELVKKYGTGLVADDEE